agattattttgatattatgaGTGCTTTTCAGAAAGTTTATCTAAAGTGACTCTTTTGTTTGATCAGTTTgtattgcaacaacttgaaaatcCACTGTCAAAGAAGTTAAATGAAGTGGTGAATGAGATTCGGCGGCAAAGATTTTGCTACCTCCGGTAAGCTAATTGTTTTGACAATTAAAGCATATCTTGAACCCTATTGAATAATCTTTCATGTCGTTTGCTGACGAAACAAAgtgtaaattttaaataatcttttatAATATCTGGCAGGTTTAAGCTCTGCAGGAAAGGTGATCCATCAGGTCAGTGCAATAGAATGTTTGCTTAAACTCCATTGCTTAATACAGGatccatttttaattattagcaTGAACATATCAAAATTACTTTAGAACATGAAACCAGATGACATCATTCCCCAATCCTGTCGGCAAAGTTTAGTGTTTTAACCCCACCTTTTGAAATAGTTGAATTTTTAGGCTTTGTATTTGTTGCTTATTCTCGTATAATATTTGCTTCTTGAATCGGTGCTCTATGTTATCATGAAAAAGGATTCTACTTGGTACATAGCTGGTGTTTACATGCGGATATTCTTTTCTGTTTCTTTGATTCCACTATTAGATGAAACCaaaatgtatcacttttattaTCATCTGTGATATTCTGCTTTTAATATGCATCAAACGTAAAATATCTTTCTTACAATTAGAGATTTTTGGTTACAGTTCAAGAACAGTCTGGTCAATGCATAGCATCAGTCATGTTTGGACTAAATTAACAAATGGTCTGCTAAATTTTCCTGTATGgaagattttgattttgtttttaaaataggggagtggatatttattattactattattaggGGAGAGGGAGAGACAGTAAGCCATACATTTCTCACTGGGGATTTGAACTTGGTCTCTTTTGATTTACAAACCTAGGCATTCACCACTGTGTTAGCACCTGTGCTAGCTGTAGGGAATATTTTGTGTCATGCTGTATTCTCTATATGTTTATCAGAATTATTTACTTCATGCTGTGCTTCTCGACTGTTGGCTGATTTGCTAGACTTGTTTAGAATATGGagatttttaattgattaaagaaGTCTGGGTATAATTGTTATGTGTGtcttgtttttgttgttttcaaCTTAACCTATCTTACTTGTCATCCATCAGGAGTGTTATTCTTCTCGTATATGATAGAAGACAAGAGCGCAGGCGGCTTCTCCTATGTAGAGTTTCTTATCCATGTTCATAGGCAAATCCAGAATAAAATGGCATCATAATGAGTATATATGCCAGCTTCATTTTTGCAAGTTTTTAGACCTAAATGATAGAGCAAACCTCAAGTCCCCATTGATGGGTGAGATATTCTGCATATTAATGTGCATTCTTCGTTTGCTTGTGTTTGTCAGGAAAATCAGACCACATGAGATTTTGTGattttgttaattaatgtaCATGTATAAGTTAATTGTTGTTGGTGATAGTTGGaacttttttctattttttgggttgataaatcaaattttactaCCAATTTGTGCTTTTATGCggaatattataataatatctgtcattttaataaatttaaagagcaaaaaaggaaataaaccGTTACTCTAGTAAGAAAACATTGATGATTAACAtgcattttttatattgaaataatTGACATGCATCTCAATCGAGCACTCGTCTACGCAGATTTATCCCTATGGTGCGAGTGGAGGACTGAATATTAATGAGCGTAACAAGCTCTTAACTCCAATAGATTTAGACACCAAAAAGTATACAAATGTGATAATTTTCCATCTACCATAACAATCCGAAGTTTCATATGGCCCTTTTTTcccccaaattttttatttcagaaTTTCAGGATATTGTATTGCCACATTAAGGGCGTATGCCCTTCTAAGGCGAGTCTCTCAATAAAGTATTTTTCTAGTGTACCATCTAAATAACGTGTAGAAGTGGTGGCTTCGGATGAGAGCTTAAATATGTCCCTCCCATATTCAACAATAGATATATTATTACCCTTATTATAgaaacgttttttttttttaattcttattaaGAAAAGTTGGTTGAGCAGTTATCATTTTGTGTTAATGTtcttaaaacaatatttatgtttgaatatgttaaatttaattttttatattttaagttaaGTTAGTGGTATTAATAAGAGatacatttgaaaaataaataaatgcactAGTAAATTGAAAGTGTTTATATTTAGACACATTTTTTTCTTAGAGGGTGTTTATAATTAGAAATAGAGACAGTAATTGAAACGACTGAGATTTGTTACTTTAACTTAGTATTCCTAATTACATTGAAACTTGTCATTTGGTCAATTAACAATTAATTCTCTAGGTGTCTTTTTCGAATATTACAGAAGTTTGTATTTTTGTGAAATTACCGTCTAACTCCGGAGAAAATGTGTCACGCTGACAATATGTAGTTGTGGCGAATGTAGTCGTTTGTTTGATGCTGCAGAGACGAATGAAATGAATCGAAAACAAAGAACCCACCAATAGCAAATCAACAACAgacatatttttataaacatgGTATATGTAATTTTGATATGTCATATGTCTTTATCGatgaaatcataaaactcaTGGTATATAGGGTGTCATAATCATCTGGCTTACATGACCATAATCCCAATAAGCATTATTTAGAGTCAAAAGGTAATCTCTGAAGTCTAAACTAATTTGTATTGGACATAGAAAATATTTCCTTTACAATGTGGTCATGTGGATATCAAGTGACTATGAGGCCCTTTGcttgaattaattattaatgtttgATAACTGTTCATGAATTTCACAATCTTTGATAGAGAATACAATTGCTTCTTAGCTAACTACTGATACCATTCTGCtgtttaaaaagaaaacagaTGGTCAATCAAAGAAACCTGTTAGGGATATTAACCTAATACAAATAATAGAAGAGTAAAGCACCATAAATTTAATGATGAATCATtatgaaaattcaaaattattcacTAATCAAATTATTAAGAATAGACATATTTCCATATATATCGTGTATGAAAATTCAATGTATAGTTAATATTCAATACTACTAATATTCTTTGAAAGACTACGAAGGAAACGAGTGAGGGCCTTCTTAGCCCTAATCTCTgctttctctatttttttctccTCTTCTTCATTAGCAGCCTTCATTTCTTGAACAAAGTGCACTTTACGTACGAGCTTTCTCAGCTCCTGCAAGAGATGGTAAAAATGTGTCAAAAACAAAAGACATTTTTATGCCAATAAACGGAAACAACAACCCGATCAGCAAACATGTAATATAATTCACTCTGAAAACACTCTTTTCCATTAGATTATTTTAGGTGAATCTCACTGAagacctaggcttattctctaTTTAATACAATTCACATGAAATTCACCCAGTAATAAAGACTGGGTTGAAAATATTGGATGTATGTTTCACCAGGAACTGTAATTGATCTTGTCCTGAAAGTGCAAGCATGCACAAATATGCATCACCTTGATCATGCCAAGTTCAAAATATTACCTGACGATCAAACTCAACACCCTGAACTGAATAAACTTCATTGGTGATTTGAATGTCCTTTTCGACCAAACCATCAAACCACCTTGTTACTTGATTATCATCAACCTGCATAGATTCCCGATCAGATGCTCCAACAATAAGAATACATCACAAGGACAAAACTCATTTAAACAAAGTAATATCATAGAAAgcataaatgaaaagaaattacaCCCTCCCGATATGAAAAAGAGATTAAGGTTCATCATTGTACTTAGCGGGCTCATGTCTAGTCAGTAAGAAATGTAAGCATGAACTCATACCTCATCCTCCTCCTCGTCTTCAGTTTCTGTCAAGTTATCATCATCATCTACAGAATCATCAGACCCTAAGCCAGTTAAAGCTTGCAGCTCCTTGTGATCAGAATCCCTTGTGGCTTTTATTAATCGATCCATTAATTCCGGTTCCACGTCCCGTAGCAATTTTCCTGAAACGACGATTTATGTATGAAAAAAATGAATCTGCCATGCACTGCAGAATATACATAATATCATGCTAAATCACTAGATCTTATCAACTTACTACACACATTGAATGATTACTGACAAATGCAGTCTACTATAAAGCTAAGATATACCTATACCAATTCATAAAtgatgcaaaaaaataaaattggaaagGTAATAACATGAATGAATGCTTAAAGCTGATCATAAATATTGAACTAATCCTCATATATACTGTGCTGTCAACCCAAATACAGAACAGAAGATAATGGTTTACCTATATAATTGAACTGACGCCGTCTTCCTTCGCGGACATCTGATCCCATTCTCTGCGGCAAAACAACAAACACCTTGTCTTCAATAAACATGCACTAGTGAAAAACACATCATTTATATATACTGATAACAAGACAAGTAAGTAGGATGCGGAAAAGCAAAAGCAAGAACCTTAACCAACATAAGTGCTTCGTAGACAATTTGGTCCAAAGAAACCACCCTGCAACAacccaaaaacaaaatattgaagCTCTCATTTCATTTAGCAAAAAGATTGAAAGTTTTGGAAGTGGAGCATTGAAAAATTGAAAGGAAGAAAAACTAACCTAAGAATACGTTTGATTTGTGGAGGAGAGAAGTTAGACAAATCCATTCCCCATTTGACAGCACGTTTAGCTTCACGCTTCAATTGGTTACGGCTCTTAAAGTTAGGGTCTTCTTCATCTTCGTTGAATTGGGTAGTAGTGGTGTTGGGTAGTGGAACATTGGCTCTTCGAAGGTTTCCGCGAGGGGAAGAAGCTAAGGAGAAATCACGAGTGTTTGTGGGTTGTGTAagtgttgatgatgatgatgaagttAGAAGAGGAATTTGGTGGTGGTATAATAGTGCAGCAACATTGGGAGAAGTGCGATGGTGGTTGTGAAAGTGCAAAACCCAATGTCTTAGAGACCGTAGTACTACTTGCTGGCTCATATTTTCATGTGTGAATGAACATCAACAATACAATGCTCTTCCTTTTCTATTATTTTGTATTCATTAATTGAAAAagtaaaacttataaaaaaaagtggAGATGCGGGGGATCGAACCCCGTGCCTCTCGCATGCAAAGCGAGCGCTCTACCATTTGAGCTACATCCCCTTTTGTTTATGTtactaacaatattttatttgccTAATTGGTTTTTATAAGACGTTATTGTTGTCCGACCAATTAAAGTCAAAACTCGAAAGCATTTTCAGATTTGTTTGGCTTTTCTCTTCCCAACATCAATCAAGGCCGCCGATCCTTCTTCTCTCTCTCCAGTTTCACTTTCAGGTACCTCCGTGCACTATTCCTTCTTTTTTGTTCACTCATAACCTAATTACTTACTTGTTCCATCGATCTAATAACATTATACCCACTCAAATCATATTATTatgctttttcattttttctttttttctcccCTTCGAACCATTTTTCTTTCACATAATTTCAATCAAATTAAAGGAAAGGGGGAAAAATATTCATTCTTTTTGTTTCAGGTGTGTCTGATTGGATTATTCTAATGCTTTTATGTATGTTACCTTTGCACTATATAcagaaaaatcattttagatATAATTGTTTCGCGCACTCTCAGCGATTCACCTTTTGTATACCTTTTAGCTTATTATCAACAAGGGAAANNNNNNNNNNGGACTAGaatgtttttttctttagaTATTACTAGTTTAAGTATTATGGTATAATTTGTCATACAAAATTActctactttaaaaaaaaaatcagtgcTCAATTATAAGACCTTCGATGTTGTATGCTCACAAGAAAGTAAGCTAAGTGCTGCAGAGATTAGAATGTTACAATGGATAATTGGTCATGAAAGAAATATTGGATTACAAGTACAAGTATTAGAGAGAAAGTTGGGATAGCACCAATTGTAGAAAAGAGGTGAAGTCTATCTTAGATAGTTTGGGCATGTGTGAGAATCAATGTTGTTAAATAGCAGCCATAACGAAATGTTGTCCAGGTTTTCTGCCAGCTGCAATAGGCAATTGGTGAAGCGCCACCTGCTATGGCAGCACCATAGGTCTCAATCCTATGTTAATATGGAAGAATCTAGGCCATTGGGAACATTGGTTAGAAAACTCGGGGAAACAATTGTAAGAAGAGTAGGAGAGATGGAGAAGAATTGTCTATTAGTTGGAGATATAGGTCGATCCATTGAAACATATGTGGATTTAATATGTTGTCAATCCCCCACTATCCCGGTGCAGTGGAGGGGCTCGCCACGATGCCACCAACCGGGAAAACACGTTCGACGGTAGCGGCGCTCCCGGCCGGGATCCCGCTATCATCGCGACCCGCTATTGGACCCACTCTAGGGCTTTTTCAAAAacataagtttatttatttattcttcatTAAGTGTATCTAGTTCATTCTCATCCACTTAAGTCCtaattttttactattctaAACCCACAAAGGGGTCTGTTCAGCATTGTTTTGTTCCGTTCTCACTCTGTTCAACATCATTATGTTCTTGCTGTGTTGTTTTCGTTCTTTTTGTGACATTGTTTTGTCTACTCTGTTTCTTCTGCTTTGTTCtctattttgttgattatgATTACAATTAGaacttgattttgatgttagattttggttattaagtacaattacccttttaattgtgtattttgctatttttttagtatttttgtatattgtttgtattttatgtttagtttATATACTGATACCGACTACATAGTTGTCTGATATTAGACATGATTTGTTATAAGATATTTTGGCGATGTTTGATCTACATTGCTGTATACTATTACTAGTTTTACTTTACTATCCATGAGGTGTTAGCCCAATGGTAAGAGCTTGACCTTTGTAACCTCATGGAACAGAGTTCAAATTCTCTCGAAGATGGTTATAAAATGGTCGTTAGTGtcacattaattaaaaataatttcccTTTCCtcaattgttaaaatttaaacttgtTTTGCTTTACTAGATTaagtatttttataataatacagcCAAGAGCATGTTGAGAGGACTTGTTTGTTGGACTATGTAAGACTTAAGCATATTAGTCTTTTTTGGAATACAACTTTGCTTTGTAGTGGTGCAGTCTTActattttggttttaaaatataataataatagtaaagaTTTGCATTTACATACCTGTGATATGATATTTTTACTCTAATGAAGTCATCTTAACAGTTTCATAATGACAATCTGCAGTAGAAGTGATATCTTATGGCTTCCTTCAAAGCATTTTTGAACAGTCCAGTTGGTCCAAAAACAACTCACTTTTGGGGACCTGTTGCCAACTGGGGATTCGTAGCAGCTGTGAGTTTCACTCGTATGATCatctttttatgattttaataaagTCCAGCATTAATTTACTTGACTAGTCAAGTCTACAAAATTGGTCTCAACCTTTGGTTATTGTAAGTATGACTAATATGCCAAAATTTTATGTTGAAAAGGGGTTGGCTGACATCAATAAACCTCCAGAAATGATTTCTGGCAACATGACAGGAGGTTTGGCACCTTACTTTTCTTGAAAAGTTGAAACTCTTCTTGGCATATATATGGTCTGTTGATTATTTCatctgcttttttttttatgcagcAATGTGTATTTATTCAGCATTGTTCATGAGATTTGCGTGGATGGTACAGCCACGAAACTATTTACTTCTTGCATGTCATGCTTCAAATGAGACTGTTCAGCTCTATCAACATACCCGATGGGCTAAGGCAGAAGGGTAAGCAGCTAATGCGCAAGCAAAACGAAACAATTGTTTTGCTGACGATTATCGGCAATACTTTGTATATTCTCTTTTATTGAAATTGTAGATGTATTTTTGTCATTATCTGACGTGCACGCAGTTTCTTATGATTTACCACTGTCATTGTGGTTTCTAAGGAACCCCTTCTCTATTTTCTTCTTTCCACTTATCTCAATTTTAAGTGGTCTTTAAATGTAgtgttagtattttattttgactgAATGGAGCTATAAATGTGAGATTACTGATAAAAGTTTGtatattttgcaattttttttgtaGGTATCTCTCGGGGAAGAAGGAGAAAGCTTCATCAAGTGAATGAAGTTTTTTGAAAAGATTGTGTTTGAACTTGTCGATTTATGAATAATTGATTGATAGAATTGATTGTAAGAAAGGGATCGTGGAAACTAAATGATTGAGAATTTGCAGAGTATTTGCTTTTGTAAGGATATCAAATAAGTATATTATCAAAGGTTTGATGGTTTTTAAACTGCCCTAGAGAAGTCtttcaacttttattttaagttagGAAGGGAAATtgatatttattcaaataatgACATTAACTATCATTTTACGCCATTTTAGAGAGAATTTGAACTTCATACTATGAGATTACAAAATCAAGTTCTTACTATTGAACTCACATTTTATGGACATAATTTTTAAACTTGAAACATACAAGTTTGAGCAAAATAAGTATAAACTGTAGCTTTTCAAGGGTATCACTTGTTATGCAATGTAATGATGGATGAAATCCAGACTTGTTGGTTTAGTAATGAAGGAGTATAATAGATACCTCTAATACATAAACAATTCATGCAAAAACAGAAAATAGTACTAGAAAGCAGAGGAAGAACCTAAGTAAGTAAAAGTACTGGAGAACATTACTCTACTAGAGAGTAGAGAATAATAAAACTCAACGCAAACAAGCAAATATGTCTTATTGAAGTGTCTCTTTAGTCATTGAAACTTGGAAATAATGTAAAACTTCGACACCCCGTTCTTGTAAAGTATAACGTCAGCAATAGGGTTGAATATGTTTGTTGGGTAAACGAAACCGCTGAAATAAAAAGtgattctaaaataaattaatagtagtTTCTCAAAATTATTTATGCGATAGACAAGAAAGGAAGATGCGACACAATTTAAAAACTCATAACTTAACTGAAAATGACTTTAttctttgaaaattttgaaattgttctttatcaatttttacttgattttctcttttttcttcttcttctttctgcGACTTTTATCTAGACTTTCTTTAAGGAAGTTTTTTTCTCCTCTTCGATTTTtacacattatttttatttttgttgttgtttctattccttttatttaaatcattttatatttttttattcatatattgaTAAGAatgtatttttacttttatagatttatttattgCTTTTTGATAAATACTAtacattaatctattttgaaaAGTGTATTTCAATTGTTCGTAACTTAGACACCAAATACTTTAGATAACAAAGATTCTATCAAGTAAAGATCATGAATAATCAAACGACAACATACATATAGTAATTTtagaaaagagagaaattaatgtatttaaaaaaatgacgtCCTTAATGATAatttgtagtttaaaaaatcgtttttataaaattgtataaaaacaaattaaaaatcatttaaaaatatcatttttataataataaacaaacgaagaaaaaaatttaaaacaaaattctaaattttttaaattaaaaattatttttatttaaactcaaaTAAACGCACTAATATTTGTAGTTTTTGCTGCTCATTTCTTttatgaaattgtgttttttaagTATTGATTTGATATTGGTCTTATTTAACTCactaaaaaaatacatgaaaGGAAATAGTATTTGATAGTGTATACACTTTATATATGACACTAATTTTCTGGTTATTCTTTCAATCccaatatgttattttttaaaacaaaaatttcaatagttatttttaaataacattatatttaataataataattaaaaaaaaaaaagtaga
The genomic region above belongs to Cicer arietinum cultivar CDC Frontier isolate Library 1 chromosome 4, Cicar.CDCFrontier_v2.0, whole genome shotgun sequence and contains:
- the LOC101495543 gene encoding uncharacterized protein, with the protein product MSQQVVLRSLRHWVLHFHNHHRTSPNVAALLYHHQIPLLTSSSSSTLTQPTNTRDFSLASSPRGNLRRANVPLPNTTTTQFNEDEEDPNFKSRNQLKREAKRAVKWGMDLSNFSPPQIKRILRVVSLDQIVYEALMLVKRMGSDVREGRRRQFNYIGKLLRDVEPELMDRLIKATRDSDHKELQALTGLGSDDSVDDDDNLTETEDEEEDEVDDNQVTRWFDGLVEKDIQITNEVYSVQGVEFDRQELRKLVRKVHFVQEMKAANEEEEKKIEKAEIRAKKALTRFLRSLSKNISSIEY
- the LOC101495225 gene encoding mitochondrial pyruvate carrier 1, whose product is MASFKAFLNSPVGPKTTHFWGPVANWGFVAAGLADINKPPEMISGNMTGAMCIYSALFMRFAWMVQPRNYLLLACHASNETVQLYQHTRWAKAEGYLSGKKEKASSSE